A region from the Halomarina litorea genome encodes:
- a CDS encoding TIGR00341 family protein — protein sequence MDLRYRMRVIRTLIDEVSRDEIIGILEDENIDYVVSQEASGRGDLLIVEFPLPEQALEVVLARFEEAGHDEHSYTVVTDATSALSTNMGEVEDRFVIGEEEDSSLAVEELRSKVLELLPDAFTYYLLTLLSAVVATAGLLLDSPALVVGSMVIAPLVGSALTASVGTILAERSLIVKGFRTQALGLGLAILGAAVFGFLLKTGAFLPPSLRPSTTAQIAQRISPGLLSLIIGVCAGAAGAVGIATGISASLVGVMIAAALIPAAAAVGIGIVWSAPAIAFGALVLLVVNAASIHVSGVAVLWYLGYRPASWNPENFLANVSLRRFGSSMAVAVVLLVLFVTAGGLISTHVAFEQTANVAVEETLEQNEYEDLELAGVQAEFHLGAPFSQPQEVTVTVRRSSDQSHPRLSDQIRQRLATQTDRKPTIRVVFIESQRSPNETTARSGSTQQRFQGWMDSAVQEPSV from the coding sequence ATGGACCTTCGGTACCGAATGCGGGTTATCAGGACGCTCATCGACGAAGTGAGTAGAGACGAGATCATCGGTATTCTCGAGGACGAAAACATCGACTACGTCGTCTCACAGGAGGCGAGCGGACGTGGAGACTTATTGATCGTCGAGTTTCCCCTCCCGGAACAAGCCTTGGAAGTCGTCCTCGCTCGCTTCGAGGAGGCGGGCCACGACGAGCACTCCTATACAGTCGTGACCGATGCGACTTCCGCGCTCTCGACGAACATGGGCGAAGTCGAAGACCGGTTCGTCATCGGCGAGGAGGAAGACAGTAGTCTCGCGGTCGAAGAACTCCGCTCGAAGGTACTGGAACTCCTCCCGGACGCGTTCACCTACTACCTGCTAACGCTTCTCAGTGCAGTCGTCGCCACGGCAGGTCTCCTGCTCGACTCACCGGCGCTCGTCGTCGGATCGATGGTTATCGCCCCGCTCGTCGGGTCGGCACTGACAGCGAGTGTCGGTACGATCCTCGCCGAGCGGAGTTTGATCGTCAAGGGGTTTCGAACACAGGCGCTCGGCCTCGGTCTTGCGATTCTGGGGGCTGCCGTCTTCGGGTTCCTTCTGAAGACGGGTGCGTTTCTCCCACCCTCTCTCCGTCCATCGACGACGGCGCAGATCGCTCAGCGGATCTCTCCCGGATTGCTGTCGCTCATCATCGGTGTGTGTGCCGGTGCCGCTGGTGCAGTCGGGATCGCAACGGGCATCTCCGCTTCCCTCGTCGGCGTGATGATCGCAGCGGCCCTTATTCCCGCAGCCGCCGCCGTCGGAATCGGTATCGTCTGGTCCGCACCGGCAATCGCGTTCGGTGCGCTCGTCCTCCTCGTCGTCAACGCCGCGTCGATTCACGTCTCGGGGGTTGCCGTCCTCTGGTACCTCGGTTATCGACCAGCGTCGTGGAACCCGGAGAACTTCTTGGCGAACGTATCGCTCCGTCGGTTTGGCTCTTCCATGGCCGTCGCAGTTGTCCTCTTGGTGCTGTTCGTCACAGCAGGGGGACTGATTTCGACCCACGTCGCCTTCGAGCAGACAGCAAACGTTGCCGTCGAAGAGACCCTCGAACAGAACGAATACGAAGACCTCGAGCTAGCAGGAGTCCAGGCGGAGTTCCACCTCGGAGCGCCCTTCTCACAACCACAGGAAGTGACCGTCACCGTTCGGCGCTCTTCGGATCAGAGTCATCCTCGATTGAGCGACCAGATCAGGCAGCGACTCGCTACACAAACGGATCGGAAGCCGACGATCCGTGTCGTGTTCATCGAAAGCCAACGCTCCCCGAACGAGACGACAGCCCGGTCGGGGTCGACTCAGCAGCGGTTCCAGGGGTGGATGGACTCGGCGGTTCAAGAACCGTCAGTATAG
- the gvpH gene encoding gas vesicle protein GvpH, with translation MSHDDTDDQDNTDEEQTVGRERQRGIRIGLQPLTDLLGALIELDINEPSPGEEMTPRSAVTNPRRAEPRSATAQSAGGRRRRREAASDRCRIDTRLDDDTLTVVADLPGATEDDITVGIKPQTNQLVIGRNGEVVGRVDIPWESPEATRVWFNNGILEVRLSPADG, from the coding sequence ATGAGCCACGACGATACTGACGATCAGGATAACACGGATGAGGAGCAAACGGTCGGGCGCGAGCGCCAACGCGGGATTCGGATCGGACTCCAACCGTTGACCGACCTGCTCGGGGCGTTGATCGAACTCGACATCAACGAACCCTCACCTGGGGAGGAGATGACACCACGGTCAGCAGTCACGAATCCGCGCCGAGCGGAACCCCGGTCAGCCACCGCGCAGTCCGCTGGTGGTCGAAGACGGCGACGCGAAGCCGCAAGCGACCGGTGTCGGATCGATACTCGCCTCGACGACGACACGCTCACCGTCGTCGCCGACTTGCCAGGAGCCACCGAAGACGACATCACCGTCGGAATCAAGCCACAGACGAATCAGCTCGTCATTGGACGAAACGGTGAGGTCGTCGGACGAGTCGATATCCCCTGGGAATCCCCGGAAGCGACGCGCGTCTGGTTCAACAACGGAATCCTCGAGGTGCGTCTGAGCCCCGCGGACGGCTGA
- a CDS encoding pyridoxamine 5'-phosphate oxidase family protein yields the protein MSAPEAVEELVRDAPLSAFLATSVDDRPHVAPVWYDYRDGVVSILTGGKKLRNVRANPRVSLAIEDAHGPDVRWRVVVFGTARVVEDPAVREEVGRRISEKYRGEETDGGDPGGLVQVRVGSASVERY from the coding sequence ATGTCCGCCCCCGAAGCCGTCGAGGAACTCGTCCGCGACGCCCCCCTGTCCGCGTTCCTCGCGACGAGCGTCGACGACCGGCCCCACGTCGCCCCCGTCTGGTACGACTACCGCGACGGCGTCGTCTCGATTCTCACCGGCGGGAAGAAACTCCGGAACGTCCGCGCGAACCCCCGGGTCTCGCTCGCCATCGAGGACGCCCACGGCCCGGACGTCCGCTGGCGCGTCGTCGTGTTCGGCACCGCACGGGTGGTCGAGGACCCGGCAGTCCGGGAGGAGGTCGGTCGGCGCATCTCGGAGAAGTATCGAGGCGAGGAGACGGACGGCGGCGACCCCGGCGGACTGGTCCAGGTTCGCGTCGGGTCGGCGAGCGTGGAACGGTACTGA
- the guaB gene encoding IMP dehydrogenase gives MAKTPHGTFSEKLRVPEALTFDDVLLKPMESRVEPDEASTETRVSTNVTLQVPVLSAAMDTVTESGLAIAMARNGGLGVLHRNMTVEETAEEVERVKRADELIIRDVVTASPDQTVRDVDSMMERRGVSGAPVVADDGTVLGIISGTDIRPYLEVGDRDEVREAMTDEVITASEDVTARDALELMYEHKIERVPVVDDDGKLVGLVTMQGILQRREYDQAARDDEGRLRVGVAVGPFETDRATAADEAGADVVFIDCAHAHNRNVVDSARDIKSQVDADVVVGNIGTREAAEALVDFADGLKVGIGPGSICTTRVVSGAGMPQITAVSSVADVAVEHDVPVIADGGIRYSGDAIKAIAAGADAVMLGSYFAGTDEAPGRVITMNGKKYKQYRGMGSVGAMRSGGGDRYLKDEPEDEEYVPEGVEAATPYKGSLASELHQLVGGMQSGMGYVGAESIPAFKERSEFVRVSSAGQQESHAHDVVITDEAPNYSPGE, from the coding sequence ATGGCGAAGACTCCCCACGGAACCTTCTCGGAGAAGCTTCGCGTCCCGGAGGCGCTGACGTTCGACGACGTGCTCCTGAAACCGATGGAGAGCCGCGTCGAACCCGACGAGGCGTCGACGGAGACGCGCGTCTCGACGAACGTGACGTTGCAGGTGCCGGTGCTCTCGGCCGCGATGGACACCGTCACCGAGAGCGGCCTCGCCATCGCGATGGCGCGCAACGGCGGCCTCGGGGTCCTCCACAGGAACATGACCGTCGAGGAGACGGCCGAGGAGGTCGAACGCGTCAAGCGCGCCGACGAACTCATCATCCGCGACGTGGTGACCGCCAGCCCCGACCAGACGGTCCGGGACGTCGACTCCATGATGGAACGCCGCGGCGTCTCCGGCGCGCCCGTCGTCGCCGACGACGGCACCGTCCTCGGCATCATCTCGGGGACCGACATCCGCCCGTACCTCGAGGTCGGTGACCGCGACGAGGTCCGCGAGGCCATGACCGACGAGGTCATCACCGCGAGCGAGGACGTCACCGCCCGCGACGCCCTCGAACTCATGTACGAGCACAAGATAGAGCGCGTCCCCGTCGTCGACGACGACGGCAAACTCGTCGGCCTCGTCACGATGCAGGGCATCCTCCAGCGCCGCGAGTACGACCAGGCCGCCCGCGACGACGAGGGTCGCCTCCGCGTCGGCGTCGCCGTCGGCCCCTTCGAGACGGACCGCGCGACGGCCGCCGACGAGGCCGGCGCGGACGTCGTCTTCATCGACTGCGCACACGCGCACAACCGCAACGTCGTCGACTCCGCGCGCGACATCAAATCGCAGGTCGACGCGGACGTCGTCGTCGGTAACATCGGCACCCGGGAGGCCGCGGAGGCCCTCGTCGACTTCGCCGACGGCCTCAAGGTCGGCATCGGTCCCGGCAGCATCTGTACCACACGCGTCGTCTCCGGGGCCGGCATGCCCCAGATTACCGCCGTGTCGAGCGTCGCGGACGTGGCCGTCGAACACGACGTGCCCGTCATCGCCGACGGGGGCATCCGCTACTCCGGCGACGCCATCAAGGCCATCGCCGCGGGCGCGGACGCCGTCATGCTCGGGTCGTACTTCGCGGGGACCGACGAGGCCCCCGGCCGCGTCATCACCATGAACGGCAAGAAGTACAAGCAGTACCGCGGGATGGGCAGCGTCGGCGCGATGCGTTCCGGTGGTGGGGACCGATACCTCAAGGACGAACCCGAGGACGAGGAGTACGTCCCCGAGGGCGTCGAGGCCGCCACTCCTTACAAGGGCAGTCTCGCCAGCGAACTCCACCAGCTCGTCGGCGGGATGCAGTCGGGCATGGGCTACGTCGGCGCCGAGTCCATCCCCGCGTTCAAGGAGCGCTCGGAGTTCGTCCGCGTCTCCTCGGCAGGCCAGCAGGAGAGCCACGCCCACGACGTCGTCATCACCGACGAGGCACCGAACTACTCGCCCGGCGAGTAG